The following proteins are co-located in the Chloroflexia bacterium SDU3-3 genome:
- a CDS encoding efflux RND transporter permease subunit, with amino-acid sequence MRTAHPAIRLDGMPLADTSIRRPVGVTVLGFLAVVIGLLAYSSLPVDYLPDVPIATVSVSLRYRNAAPQVMIDQVARPIEDQITTISGIKHLTSIANEGTVQLVVEFQDGVQPEAALQNVRDKVNAALPDLPANVSTPVFQQVDPNDSPILQLAITSDERMTPLQLRSLVDEVFTPAIEQVTGVGAVNVSGGQLRQINVWLDLEAMQARSIAASQVSSAIAKANVNLGLGSISSAAQSIALRSPSAVADPATLASLRIPGTPYRVGDLARVEDGVAEAESYARLDGRDAVTLAIRKQSGSNTVQVASGAHTKIDALLAEHPQLRAAVTSDQSQQVSAAVSSSIEETILAVVAAMLVVLLFFRDLRNTLVTVAGLPIIIIATFAAIWAFGLTVNIITLLALSLSVGLVIDDAIVVRENIFRHLEHGEHPLRAASRATAQVASSVLAMSLTIIAVFLPTAFTSGTSGVLLRSFGVTVACAMAISLVEAFTWAPMLSAHLFHGEQKQPSAQQPDAAEAPAQPEHEPLPDGRLERAYQGALGWGLGHRWAVVGIAIAALAVSVGVAMSLRFAFLPAQQSDTLGIGFQLPPGASLDATDALARRAEAIIQADPEVASLQTLVGSTGTTSSGRSPESATFVVRVRDYHHAEAVRERLRGQLAFLPGLSFSAQNYRGGTNTAATNRNVQAHIQSSRSLEDMNGIAQQVAAQMQQIPGFIDIGSSYNLGRPELKMTLDTDASRQHGVTNTQVASAVQTLINGSVATTLQQGGQNTDVVVQIPAERRSDLGVLQQISLDTPKGPVPLGEVAVLESGEGSTSLRRYDRQNEIVIGANVAPGQDQNALQRQLRDQLPALGLPPDVTVRFGGQSENQREGFQSMLLAMAFAVLFVYVVLAAQFESFAQPLVIMLAMPFSFLGAFLALRISGLTLDITAMIGLIMLLGLVVKNSILLVDVANQQRRAGMALEQAIIYAGAIRLRPILMTSAAIIGGAMPTAIGLHFLSSGQGSEFRKTLAVVLIGGMLTSTLLTLLVVPVAYSMLDALQARLARRPAAESPPAAESPPQTAEQPTAEKYKEHTA; translated from the coding sequence ATGCGTACAGCACACCCCGCCATCAGGCTCGATGGGATGCCGCTCGCCGACACATCGATCCGCCGCCCGGTGGGCGTGACCGTGCTCGGGTTTCTGGCTGTGGTCATCGGACTGCTGGCCTACAGCTCGCTGCCGGTGGACTACCTGCCCGATGTGCCGATCGCCACTGTCTCGGTCTCGCTGCGCTATCGCAACGCCGCCCCCCAGGTGATGATTGACCAGGTGGCGCGGCCTATCGAGGACCAGATCACCACGATCAGCGGCATCAAGCACCTCACATCGATTGCAAACGAGGGCACCGTGCAGCTGGTGGTCGAGTTTCAGGATGGCGTGCAGCCCGAGGCCGCGCTGCAGAACGTGCGCGACAAAGTCAACGCGGCCCTGCCCGACCTGCCCGCCAATGTCTCCACCCCGGTCTTCCAGCAGGTCGACCCCAACGACTCGCCCATCCTGCAGCTGGCAATCACTAGCGACGAGCGCATGACCCCGCTGCAGCTGCGCTCGCTGGTGGATGAGGTATTCACGCCCGCCATCGAGCAGGTGACCGGCGTGGGCGCGGTAAATGTGAGCGGCGGGCAGCTGCGCCAGATCAACGTGTGGCTCGACCTAGAGGCCATGCAGGCCCGCAGCATCGCGGCCTCGCAGGTGAGCAGCGCGATCGCCAAGGCCAATGTGAACCTAGGCCTGGGCAGCATCTCAAGCGCAGCGCAGAGCATCGCGCTGCGCTCGCCCAGCGCCGTGGCCGACCCAGCGACGCTGGCCAGCCTGCGCATCCCCGGCACACCCTACCGCGTGGGCGATCTGGCGCGGGTGGAAGATGGCGTGGCCGAGGCCGAGAGTTACGCCCGCCTAGATGGCCGCGACGCCGTGACGCTGGCCATCCGCAAGCAGTCCGGCTCGAACACCGTGCAGGTGGCCAGCGGCGCGCACACCAAGATCGACGCCCTACTGGCCGAACACCCGCAGCTGCGCGCCGCTGTCACCAGCGACCAGTCGCAGCAGGTGAGCGCGGCGGTCAGCTCCTCGATCGAGGAGACCATTCTCGCAGTGGTGGCCGCCATGCTGGTGGTGCTGCTGTTCTTCCGCGACCTGCGCAACACCCTGGTGACGGTGGCTGGCCTGCCGATCATCATCATCGCCACCTTCGCGGCGATCTGGGCGTTTGGCCTCACGGTAAACATCATCACGCTGCTGGCGCTGTCGCTCTCGGTGGGCCTGGTGATCGATGACGCGATCGTGGTGCGCGAGAATATCTTTCGCCACCTGGAGCACGGCGAGCACCCGCTGCGCGCGGCCAGCCGCGCCACCGCCCAGGTGGCGTCCTCGGTGCTGGCCATGTCGCTCACGATCATCGCGGTATTCCTGCCCACCGCCTTCACCTCGGGCACCTCGGGCGTGCTGCTGCGCAGCTTCGGCGTGACGGTGGCCTGCGCCATGGCCATCTCGCTGGTGGAGGCCTTCACCTGGGCACCCATGCTCTCGGCCCACCTGTTCCACGGCGAGCAGAAGCAGCCCAGCGCGCAGCAGCCTGACGCCGCCGAAGCCCCCGCGCAGCCCGAGCACGAGCCGCTGCCCGACGGGCGGCTGGAGCGGGCCTACCAAGGCGCGCTGGGCTGGGGGCTGGGCCACCGCTGGGCGGTGGTGGGCATCGCCATCGCGGCCCTGGCCGTGAGCGTGGGCGTGGCCATGAGCCTGCGCTTCGCCTTCCTGCCCGCCCAGCAGAGCGACACGCTCGGTATCGGCTTCCAGCTGCCCCCCGGCGCATCGCTCGACGCCACCGACGCGCTGGCGCGCCGGGCCGAGGCCATCATCCAGGCCGACCCGGAGGTGGCCTCGCTGCAGACGCTGGTCGGCTCGACCGGCACCACCAGCAGCGGGCGCTCGCCCGAGAGCGCCACCTTCGTGGTGCGCGTGCGCGACTACCACCACGCCGAGGCCGTGCGCGAGCGGCTGCGCGGGCAGCTGGCCTTCCTGCCCGGCCTCTCGTTCAGCGCGCAGAACTACCGCGGCGGCACCAACACCGCCGCCACCAACCGCAACGTGCAGGCCCACATCCAGTCCAGCCGGTCGCTTGAGGATATGAACGGCATCGCCCAGCAGGTGGCCGCGCAGATGCAGCAGATCCCCGGCTTTATCGACATCGGCTCCAGCTACAACCTGGGTCGGCCCGAGCTCAAGATGACGCTGGACACCGACGCATCCCGCCAGCATGGCGTCACCAACACCCAGGTGGCCAGCGCGGTGCAGACGCTGATCAACGGCAGTGTGGCCACCACCCTGCAGCAGGGCGGCCAGAACACCGATGTGGTGGTGCAGATCCCCGCCGAGCGCCGCAGCGACCTGGGCGTGCTGCAGCAGATCAGCCTAGACACACCCAAGGGGCCGGTGCCGCTGGGCGAGGTGGCCGTGCTGGAAAGCGGGGAAGGCTCGACCAGCCTACGCCGCTACGACCGCCAGAACGAGATCGTGATCGGCGCGAATGTGGCCCCTGGGCAGGATCAGAACGCGCTCCAGCGCCAGCTGCGCGACCAGCTGCCCGCCCTGGGCCTGCCGCCCGATGTGACGGTGCGCTTCGGCGGCCAGAGCGAGAACCAGCGCGAGGGCTTCCAGTCCATGCTGCTGGCCATGGCCTTCGCGGTGCTATTCGTCTACGTGGTGCTGGCGGCGCAGTTCGAGTCGTTCGCCCAGCCGCTGGTGATCATGCTGGCCATGCCCTTCAGCTTCCTGGGCGCGTTCTTGGCGCTGCGTATCAGCGGGCTGACGCTCGACATCACCGCCATGATCGGCCTGATCATGCTGTTGGGCCTGGTGGTAAAAAACTCCATCCTGCTGGTGGATGTGGCCAACCAGCAGCGCCGCGCGGGCATGGCGCTCGAGCAGGCGATCATCTACGCGGGCGCGATCCGCCTGCGGCCCATCCTGATGACCTCGGCGGCGATCATCGGCGGGGCGATGCCCACCGCCATCGGCCTGCACTTCCTCAGCAGCGGCCAGGGCAGCGAGTTCCGCAAGACACTGGCCGTGGTGCTGATCGGCGGCATGCTCACATCCACCCTGCTGACGCTGCTGGTGGTGCCCGTGGCCTACAGCATGCTCGACGCGCTCCAGGCGCGGCTGGCCCGCCGCCCCGCCGCCGAATCGCCGCCCGCCGCCGAATCGCCGCCCCAGACCGCCGAACAACCCACCGCCGAAAAGTATAAGGAGCACACCGCATGA
- a CDS encoding HlyD family efflux transporter periplasmic adaptor subunit — MKLKSLAGIGICACITLGSLTSCGLGLRQKTGAQATAQAAVATPTALPTAAPLGTSIPLTSTIDLNNAPVALGEVRPAQDAELMFAVQGTVEQVLVEEGQQVKAGQELAVLDLRPFDQSVAAAQAQVDQAKAKAAALTSPPSAAQVSAAKAQVRQAEIALRQAQSIEPADLAAAQAQQAEAEAALQTQKDTLSRQKTAAEASVEKAATSLQEAQANYASAKKNWDYVQETGNDPANPSVTDSKTGQKKANKLNDVQQQQYYNAYVQAEAGLRQAEQAVQQAQVDAEQARRNEASGVQAAEQQANQARAGAQKAQLPSGATTVSMAQAQLDQAKASLAMLYPAPSEADTAQAQASIHQAEAQLAQAQLDRENATLRAPFAGVVDQVNVNPGDRSSTSGSAPFYMVDAGQLHVEADVSDIDIGAVAVGQQVHVTSASLIGKEYTGTVTTIASSAQVAGEVRTYRVRIALDASAGLRAGMQVRVVFGGGE, encoded by the coding sequence ATGAAGCTGAAATCGCTGGCAGGCATTGGGATCTGCGCCTGCATCACCCTTGGGTCGCTCACCTCATGCGGGCTGGGGCTGCGCCAGAAGACCGGCGCGCAGGCCACAGCGCAGGCCGCCGTGGCCACGCCCACCGCGCTGCCCACCGCCGCGCCGCTGGGCACCAGCATCCCCCTGACCAGCACGATCGACCTGAACAACGCGCCGGTGGCCCTGGGCGAGGTGCGCCCGGCCCAGGATGCCGAGCTGATGTTCGCGGTGCAGGGCACGGTCGAGCAGGTGCTGGTGGAAGAGGGCCAGCAGGTGAAAGCGGGCCAGGAGCTGGCGGTGCTCGACCTGCGCCCATTCGACCAGAGCGTGGCTGCGGCCCAGGCCCAGGTCGACCAGGCCAAGGCCAAGGCCGCCGCGCTCACATCCCCGCCCTCGGCGGCCCAGGTGAGCGCGGCCAAGGCCCAGGTGCGCCAGGCCGAGATCGCGCTGCGCCAGGCACAGTCTATCGAGCCTGCCGATCTGGCCGCCGCCCAGGCCCAGCAGGCCGAGGCCGAGGCCGCGCTGCAGACCCAGAAGGACACGCTCTCGCGCCAGAAGACCGCCGCCGAGGCCAGCGTGGAGAAGGCCGCCACCTCGCTGCAGGAGGCCCAGGCCAACTACGCCTCGGCTAAGAAGAACTGGGACTACGTGCAGGAGACCGGCAATGACCCGGCCAACCCCTCGGTGACGGACAGCAAGACCGGCCAGAAGAAGGCCAACAAGCTGAACGATGTGCAGCAGCAGCAGTACTACAACGCCTACGTGCAGGCCGAGGCCGGGCTGCGCCAGGCCGAGCAGGCTGTGCAGCAGGCCCAGGTGGATGCCGAGCAGGCCCGCCGAAACGAGGCCAGCGGCGTGCAGGCCGCCGAGCAGCAGGCCAACCAGGCCAGGGCCGGGGCGCAGAAGGCCCAGCTGCCCTCGGGGGCCACCACCGTCTCCATGGCCCAGGCCCAGCTTGATCAGGCCAAGGCCAGCCTGGCCATGCTCTACCCCGCGCCGAGCGAGGCCGACACGGCCCAGGCCCAGGCCAGCATCCACCAGGCCGAGGCCCAGCTGGCCCAGGCCCAGCTCGACCGCGAGAACGCCACGCTGCGCGCGCCCTTCGCGGGCGTGGTCGACCAGGTGAATGTGAACCCGGGCGACCGCAGCAGCACATCCGGCAGCGCGCCCTTCTACATGGTAGATGCGGGCCAGCTGCATGTGGAGGCGGACGTGAGCGACATCGACATCGGCGCGGTGGCAGTGGGCCAGCAGGTACACGTCACATCGGCATCCTTGATCGGCAAGGAGTACACCGGCACGGTCACCACCATCGCCTCATCCGCCCAGGTGGCGGGCGAGGTGCGCACCTACCGCGTGCGGATCGCGCTGGATGCGAGCGCGGGGCTGCGCGCGGGCATGCAGGTGCGCGTGGTCTTCGGGGGTGGCGAATGA
- a CDS encoding efflux RND transporter permease subunit, translated as MSEKPDPQLHGMALSDTAIRRPVLITVVGLLAIVIGLLAYSVLPVDYLPDYQIATVAVTLEYAGASPQTMEDQVARPVEDQLTTISGVRHITSVADEGQAMITVEFQDGVSPDAALQAARDKVNAALPSLPSGVATPVFQQFNPNTSPIMQLAITGDGGQTPLELRALIDETFVPAVERASGVGAVSVSGGQERQINVLLDLDRMQARGISPAQVTSAIASANPNLGLGSITSENANISMRAPSQITQPADVAALPITGTAYRVADVATVQDGVAEASTYARLNGQDAVTLAIFKQAGTNTVQVAQAAKAELDALIARTPQLQLTITNDQSIQVQAAIASSIEETILAVLVALLVVLLFFRDLRNTLVTVAGLPIIIIATFAAIWAFGLTINTLSLVALSLSVGLVIDDAIVVRENIFRYLEQGASPVQAASRATAQVASSVLAMTLTVIAVFLPTAFTAGTAGIIFKTFGITIACAMAISLVEAFTWAPMLSAHLFKGSDHPHDDEAELTDELEEAAHADLGATARAYVRVLDWSLQHRWVPLVVAVVVLAASVGVAFTLRFTFLPAQENDTFGLGFQSPPGASLAETDRLARQAEPIILADPGVAAVQTLVGATDTSASSTTSAESAAFTIKLHDFHQADAVRERLREQLAFLPGLALSAQSSEGSTSTAVTSRNVQVQIHSTRPLDELAAISAQVQQQVGSLEGFSDIGQSYSTGKPEVQLTLNTEVAGQHGLSNADVASLVQTLVNGTVATYWQHSGEDIPIMVQLPAERRQSLETINQITIPSSQGSVPLRSLTQISLEAGPTSLRRYDRQNEIVIGANVAPDADQNRLQQALNTKIAALGLPADVRVSFGGQTESQDEAFATLFGAMWLAILFVYVVLAAQFESFTQPLVIMLAMPFSFIGAFLGLKLTNLALDVTSMVGLITLLGLVVKNSILLVDVTNQLRKNGMETHEAIKRAGAIRLRPILMTSVAIIGGSVPTALGLHILSSGQGGEYRQGLAVVLIGGVLASTLLTLLVVPTAYSLLDSLQSWLAERLGRSAAQPALATQEE; from the coding sequence ATGAGCGAGAAGCCCGACCCCCAGCTCCACGGCATGGCGCTCTCCGACACGGCCATCCGACGGCCCGTGCTGATCACCGTGGTGGGCCTGCTGGCGATCGTGATCGGCCTGCTGGCCTACAGCGTGCTGCCGGTGGACTACCTGCCCGACTACCAGATCGCCACCGTGGCGGTGACGCTGGAGTACGCGGGCGCGTCGCCGCAGACCATGGAGGATCAGGTGGCACGCCCGGTCGAGGATCAGCTCACCACCATCAGCGGGGTGCGCCACATCACATCCGTGGCCGACGAGGGTCAGGCCATGATCACCGTCGAGTTCCAGGATGGCGTCTCGCCCGACGCCGCGCTCCAGGCGGCCCGCGACAAGGTCAACGCGGCGCTGCCCAGCCTGCCCAGCGGGGTGGCCACGCCGGTATTCCAGCAGTTCAACCCCAACACCTCGCCGATCATGCAGCTCGCCATCACTGGCGACGGCGGCCAGACCCCGCTGGAGCTGCGCGCCCTGATCGACGAGACCTTCGTCCCGGCGGTTGAGCGGGCATCGGGCGTGGGCGCGGTCAGCGTCAGCGGCGGCCAGGAGCGCCAGATCAACGTGCTGCTCGACCTCGACCGTATGCAGGCGCGCGGCATCTCGCCCGCGCAGGTGACAAGCGCGATCGCCAGCGCCAACCCCAACCTGGGCCTGGGCAGCATCACATCCGAGAACGCCAACATCAGCATGCGCGCGCCCAGCCAGATCACCCAGCCCGCCGATGTGGCCGCCCTGCCGATCACCGGCACGGCCTACCGCGTGGCCGACGTGGCCACGGTGCAGGACGGCGTGGCCGAGGCCAGCACCTACGCACGCCTGAACGGACAGGACGCGGTGACGCTGGCGATCTTCAAGCAGGCGGGCACCAACACGGTGCAGGTGGCCCAGGCCGCCAAGGCCGAGCTTGACGCCCTGATCGCCCGCACGCCTCAGCTCCAGCTGACCATCACCAACGACCAGTCCATCCAGGTGCAGGCCGCGATCGCCAGCTCGATCGAGGAGACCATCCTGGCCGTGCTGGTGGCGCTGCTGGTGGTGCTGCTATTCTTCCGCGATCTGCGCAACACGCTGGTGACGGTGGCGGGCCTGCCGATCATCATCATCGCCACCTTCGCGGCGATCTGGGCGTTTGGCCTCACGATCAACACGCTGTCGCTGGTGGCGCTCTCGCTCTCGGTGGGCCTGGTGATCGACGACGCGATCGTGGTGCGTGAGAATATCTTCCGCTACCTTGAGCAGGGCGCGTCGCCCGTGCAGGCCGCCAGCCGCGCCACCGCCCAGGTGGCATCCTCGGTGCTGGCCATGACCCTGACGGTGATCGCGGTGTTCCTGCCCACCGCCTTCACGGCGGGCACCGCAGGCATCATCTTCAAGACCTTCGGCATCACCATCGCCTGCGCCATGGCCATCTCGCTGGTCGAGGCCTTCACCTGGGCGCCCATGCTCTCGGCCCACCTGTTCAAGGGCAGCGACCACCCCCACGACGACGAGGCCGAGCTGACCGACGAGCTAGAGGAGGCCGCCCACGCCGATCTGGGGGCCACCGCCCGCGCCTACGTGCGCGTGCTCGACTGGAGCCTGCAGCACCGCTGGGTGCCGCTGGTCGTGGCCGTGGTGGTGCTGGCCGCCAGCGTGGGCGTGGCCTTCACGCTGCGCTTCACCTTCCTGCCCGCCCAGGAGAACGACACCTTCGGCCTGGGCTTCCAGTCGCCCCCCGGCGCGTCGCTGGCCGAGACCGACCGCCTGGCGCGGCAGGCCGAGCCGATCATTCTGGCCGACCCCGGCGTGGCCGCCGTGCAGACTCTGGTGGGCGCGACCGACACCAGCGCCAGCAGCACCACCTCGGCGGAGAGCGCGGCCTTCACCATCAAGCTGCACGACTTCCACCAGGCCGACGCCGTGCGCGAGCGGCTGCGCGAGCAGCTGGCCTTCCTGCCCGGCCTGGCGCTCAGCGCCCAGAGCTCGGAGGGCAGCACCAGCACCGCCGTCACCAGCCGCAACGTCCAGGTGCAGATCCACTCCACCCGCCCGCTCGACGAGCTGGCCGCGATCAGCGCCCAGGTGCAGCAGCAGGTCGGCTCGCTCGAAGGCTTCAGCGACATCGGCCAGAGCTACAGCACCGGCAAGCCCGAGGTGCAGCTCACGCTCAACACCGAGGTGGCCGGGCAGCACGGCCTGAGCAACGCCGACGTGGCCAGCCTAGTGCAGACGCTGGTGAACGGCACCGTGGCCACCTACTGGCAGCACAGCGGCGAGGATATCCCGATCATGGTGCAGCTGCCCGCCGAGCGCCGCCAGTCGCTGGAGACGATCAACCAGATCACCATCCCCAGCAGCCAGGGCAGCGTGCCGCTGCGCTCGCTCACCCAGATCTCGCTGGAGGCCGGGCCAACCAGCCTGCGCCGCTACGACCGCCAGAACGAGATCGTGATCGGCGCGAACGTGGCCCCCGACGCCGACCAGAACCGGCTGCAGCAGGCCCTGAATACGAAGATCGCCGCGCTGGGCCTGCCCGCCGATGTGCGCGTGAGCTTCGGCGGCCAGACCGAGAGCCAGGACGAGGCCTTCGCCACGTTGTTCGGCGCGATGTGGTTGGCCATCCTATTTGTGTACGTGGTGCTGGCCGCGCAGTTCGAGTCGTTCACCCAGCCGCTGGTGATCATGCTGGCCATGCCCTTTAGCTTCATCGGCGCGTTCCTAGGCCTGAAGCTCACCAACCTGGCGCTGGATGTGACCAGCATGGTCGGCCTGATCACGCTGCTGGGCCTGGTGGTGAAAAACTCCATCCTGCTGGTGGATGTGACCAACCAGCTGCGCAAAAATGGCATGGAGACCCACGAGGCGATCAAGCGGGCGGGCGCGATCCGCCTGCGGCCCATCCTGATGACCTCGGTGGCGATCATCGGCGGGTCGGTGCCCACCGCGCTGGGGCTGCACATCCTCAGCAGCGGGCAGGGCGGCGAGTACCGCCAGGGCCTAGCCGTGGTGCTGATCGGCGGCGTGCTGGCATCAACCCTGCTGACCCTGCTGGTGGTGCCCACCGCCTACAGCCTGCTCGACTCGCTCCAGTCGTGGCTGGCCGAGCGCCTGGGGCGCAGCGCCGCCCAGCCCGCCCTGGCCACCCAGGAGGAGTAG
- a CDS encoding ATP-dependent helicase, which yields MADINDVLRNNLTDEQYLAAKDTSREILCLACAGSGKSRTLSFRIARLIAEGALPSDIVAFTFTEKAAESIKRQVAKALEISGLPSTILGAMYIGTIHSYCHKILGDMDARYRQFDILDDNRLILYLISRYPKLGIHQIRSRNSNKNGYFDTIKKVSDAWKTMNDEMLEIDIIKKEDRELGDLLQVLKNQLERDQFIDFSLIVNRAVKLLQINGTDANRAIVKLKHLMVDEYQDVNPVQETLIKELHKRSDTLFVVGDDDQSIYSWRGADVTNILTFEQRYSQCKRYRLSHNFRSTPAIVHTADLFAAAELGPTRITKDPSADTPNGPRDFRNLWFQTRADEATWVAERIMSLLGSAYEDHGRVRGLTPGDFSILMRSTRSLEGDQRPRHAAFTDALEALRVPFTLEAGGGVFERPEVNVLRETFNLLREKSPDRQTALDHFNNQVVPIFPFADFGDFARILAEWGRLIHAPVTSGSRRRVYPQRLVHELLQAFGIQKTRIDSVKMRDLGVFSRMIQDVESVYISIDTKQRFQEILNFLNNVAETGYDTSTDDVLQRPDAVTIATVHKVKGLEYPVTFIVDVERQRFPNSIRKYDGYLPKKVIQPALQRGAYQGSPDEEARLFYTALTRAERFLYVTGSELLPAGKLVRRPSPFASRLQHIEISKDPSQLPLGLVPALPIPRIDETVVPTSYSDIKYYLRCPKDYQFRKSFGFSPPVPTLFGYGKTVHTAVEKLHEIFLQTSPTGDEAEEIARQIFHLKHVPPSNDPVNRPGGYERAQDSACKIVRKYVEDFVDDFSQEREVEVRFEVPVMQAVISGSIDLLLKLDQGEKIVDARVIDFKAMEGGDNPEENEDLHWTELALQVQLYAKAARDVLGEEAKTGAVHLLKDGQRIDVPINDAAVQSAISNVEWAVDRILKGDFPMRPHHSKCASCDFKLLCPKIAQDFQEESQPSDIYIPGDLGIQAARAFSEFEH from the coding sequence ATGGCTGATATCAATGATGTACTTCGAAATAACCTTACAGATGAGCAGTATCTTGCGGCAAAAGATACATCTCGCGAGATACTTTGTCTAGCATGTGCTGGTTCTGGTAAATCTCGCACTTTATCTTTTCGCATTGCACGCTTAATAGCTGAAGGTGCTTTACCGTCTGATATTGTTGCGTTTACGTTTACAGAGAAAGCTGCTGAGTCCATTAAGCGCCAAGTTGCTAAAGCTTTAGAGATTTCTGGTTTGCCATCGACTATATTAGGTGCAATGTATATTGGTACTATTCATTCATATTGTCATAAGATTCTTGGGGATATGGATGCTAGATATAGACAATTTGATATTTTAGATGATAATAGATTGATACTTTATTTGATATCTAGATACCCAAAGCTTGGTATTCATCAAATTAGGAGTAGAAATAGTAATAAAAACGGATATTTCGATACTATAAAAAAGGTATCTGATGCTTGGAAAACAATGAATGATGAGATGTTGGAAATAGATATCATTAAGAAAGAGGATCGAGAATTAGGTGATTTGCTTCAGGTACTAAAAAATCAGCTTGAACGAGATCAATTTATAGATTTTTCTTTGATAGTTAATAGGGCTGTAAAATTATTGCAGATTAATGGTACGGACGCAAATCGAGCAATTGTAAAGCTTAAACATCTAATGGTTGATGAATATCAAGATGTTAATCCTGTTCAAGAAACTTTGATCAAAGAGCTACATAAGCGTTCAGACACTCTATTTGTTGTAGGTGATGATGATCAATCAATATATTCTTGGAGGGGGGCTGATGTTACTAATATATTGACATTTGAACAGCGATATTCACAGTGTAAACGCTATAGGCTTTCACATAATTTCCGAAGTACACCGGCGATAGTTCATACAGCAGATTTATTTGCTGCTGCTGAATTAGGGCCTACAAGAATTACAAAAGATCCATCTGCTGATACTCCTAATGGGCCAAGAGACTTTCGAAACCTTTGGTTTCAAACCAGGGCTGATGAGGCTACTTGGGTAGCCGAGAGAATCATGAGTCTATTGGGCTCAGCATATGAAGATCATGGCCGTGTTAGAGGCCTAACTCCTGGTGATTTTAGCATTTTGATGCGTTCGACTCGTTCATTAGAAGGGGATCAGCGACCACGTCATGCTGCGTTTACAGATGCTCTTGAGGCTTTACGTGTCCCTTTTACTTTGGAAGCAGGAGGAGGGGTATTTGAACGTCCTGAAGTAAACGTATTACGTGAGACTTTCAATTTGCTGCGAGAAAAATCGCCAGATCGCCAAACTGCGTTAGACCATTTTAATAATCAAGTTGTGCCAATTTTTCCTTTTGCTGATTTCGGTGACTTTGCTCGAATTCTTGCTGAATGGGGAAGATTGATACATGCCCCTGTGACTTCAGGTAGCCGTAGACGTGTATATCCACAGAGATTAGTGCATGAATTATTACAAGCATTTGGTATCCAAAAGACAAGAATAGACTCTGTTAAAATGCGGGATTTGGGCGTATTTAGTAGAATGATACAAGATGTAGAGTCTGTATATATAAGTATAGATACTAAGCAAAGATTTCAAGAGATATTAAATTTCCTTAATAATGTCGCTGAGACAGGATATGATACATCGACTGATGATGTTCTTCAAAGGCCTGATGCTGTTACTATTGCAACTGTTCATAAGGTAAAAGGATTAGAATACCCTGTTACTTTTATTGTTGATGTTGAGCGCCAAAGATTTCCTAATAGCATACGTAAATATGATGGCTATCTTCCTAAGAAAGTGATACAGCCAGCTCTACAGCGAGGTGCATATCAAGGGTCCCCGGATGAGGAGGCAAGATTATTTTATACAGCTTTAACGCGAGCAGAGCGGTTCTTATATGTAACAGGGAGTGAATTATTACCGGCTGGGAAATTGGTCCGGAGACCTTCACCTTTTGCTTCAAGATTGCAACATATAGAAATTAGTAAAGATCCCAGTCAACTCCCTTTGGGACTGGTACCAGCTTTACCTATTCCTAGAATTGATGAGACAGTCGTCCCTACAAGTTATTCGGATATTAAATATTATCTGCGTTGTCCTAAAGACTATCAGTTTCGTAAGAGTTTTGGTTTTAGCCCACCTGTTCCCACGTTGTTTGGTTATGGTAAGACTGTTCACACGGCTGTAGAAAAATTACATGAAATCTTTTTGCAAACATCTCCAACGGGAGATGAGGCTGAAGAGATTGCTAGACAAATATTTCATCTTAAGCATGTGCCTCCTAGTAATGATCCAGTTAATAGACCTGGGGGTTATGAGCGTGCTCAGGATAGCGCATGTAAGATAGTTCGAAAGTATGTTGAAGATTTTGTAGATGACTTTTCTCAGGAAAGAGAAGTGGAGGTGAGATTTGAAGTTCCTGTTATGCAAGCAGTTATATCTGGTTCTATAGATCTTCTGCTAAAACTAGATCAGGGTGAGAAAATAGTAGATGCACGAGTTATTGATTTCAAAGCTATGGAAGGAGGAGATAATCCTGAAGAAAATGAAGATTTGCATTGGACTGAATTAGCTCTACAAGTGCAGCTATACGCTAAGGCAGCAAGAGATGTCTTAGGAGAAGAAGCTAAAACGGGAGCAGTCCATTTACTTAAAGATGGGCAAAGGATAGATGTTCCTATTAATGATGCTGCTGTCCAATCGGCTATATCTAATGTTGAATGGGCTGTTGACCGCATCTTAAAAGGTGATTTCCCAATGCGGCCACATCATAGTAAGTGTGCCTCTTGTGACTTCAAGCTTTTATGCCCGAAGATAGCACAAGATTTTCAAGAAGAATCTCAGCCGTCGGATATATATATACCAGGAGATTTAGGGATCCAAGCAGCACGTGCATTTAGCGAATTCGAGCACTAA